The genomic DNA TTAATAAATTTACCTTTTTTGTAGGTTGCATGAAATCCTTTGAATGTGTTGTCACTGTCTGAGGTCAACTCAACTCTCATGAACCTTGCTGTCGTAATCAATGGACGTGGGAGTGATGACCCTGAAAACACATCTAGTACCttgtgagtgtgccctctagagTTGAATACTGTCACAAAGTCACTGGAGTCCTCTGTCTCAAAGGCAATGAACTgccaaataaacaaatgaatgaatgaatgaatgaatgaatgaatgaatgaatgaatgaacgaacgaacgaacgaatgaatgaatgaatgaataaatacataaaaaataaataaaaaaataaagaaatataaagaaatctAACTACTTTGATAAATGGGTAATTAGAactttatattacaaacaaaatttccattttcatcTCAAAACTTTCCAAGCTGGCAGACTGTTTGTAATTTCATGGTAGAGAGTGCAAGTGTTGTTGTGAATGTAATTTTATTCAATAAAAGTATATAGATGGGATGAATTTTTGGTAGCAAAGTATAATTCTTACATCAAATATTCACCAGCCCCTACCTGTAATGTAACAATATCATTCCATCCATCACATACATCAACATCTGTATTCCGGCATGTACTGACTAAACTTTCATCACCGTTAATATTTTCAGGATCATCTTGACTATCACATTGATCTGTGGATGTCTTAATCATCCAAACACATGTGGATTCTTCTGGATAATTGTCATTAGTTTGGAAACCAGGACTGTATAGATCCTGAGGTGTCCACTCAGCAGTTAGTTTGGATGATGTCTTACATGCATGGTCTCCTGCAAGgaataaattatcaattattagCACTAAAACTAACTTCTTCAGCCTAAgatgtacaactgctgacatcagaccgtcgACGAATgcaacctgttacaaacagggcaAGTCAAAAGACAAATTGGATTACTAACACTaatggctcagcatgttggaacaggagagacttgtattacacaccatggtttgataaaaacagttttatggcttctttacatgtacatgaaatgccaggagaaCTAGAAATTTGTTCGTGaaagtgaactattatgtaagaggccatacaaaatgaatacacatGCAATAGCCAAGTCCAtactgtttttgacaattttaattTATCAATAAGCCATACTTACTGGCTTCCCATGTAAGTCTGAATCCTTTCTTAGAGACAGTACCGTCACTTGTGAAGACAATAGCAGCACAATGATTAGGCATATTAATGTCTTTATAGTTGTTATGTATCCCTGTATATCTACGTTTGTATTTGTCATCACCAATGATACCATGTTTATAGACAGTAACAAAATCATACTTCTTTTCCAAGTCTGTTTCTTCCATctaaaattttcaacaaaatatacaacaaaatattatgACATAACCTCATGATGCGCGAGTGCAAAGGTGGCATAATCAAGGTGGAAACTCAAGTTTTGTATTAATGAGCATGTAATTTTTACTGCAAATTTAAAatgcatttcatttttttatttttgcagtATTCTACATAATTTATAAACTtgaccatcacttgcaattgactgatctcaaacctggtatttttATGATTAAGatacaacttataaatgatccaataatgtcattttgacatgtaattatcatacaaataaacaatgttGCAGAAGAAATTCCTACAATACCATcaaagacaattgtaatgtcatagaaggtatgcataATTGACATTATtggtatactagaatagtttaatcaaagttttatggaagtattttcacttgaaaagtttatcaactcagcttgtgccactttaaggaATTTTTTCCAACTTAAAATCATAGTAGAAACACTTCTAACTCACCTGAATCCAAATCCGTGTACCAACAGGACCATGGATTTGATACACACAATGGGAATACATAGGATAGTTTTCTGGATAATTCGGACTCTCTATAATGCCAGAAGTGCCTTCAATTTTAACATCACAATTATCTGTAATAACATATGACATGAGATCAAGCTTAGTGAGCCCCCAGTGcaaaaagggatgcaataaatcaatcaatcaataaatcaataaatgatcaattgatcaatcaatcaatcaatcaatcaatcaatcaatcaatgatcaatcaatcaatcaatcaatcaatcaatcaatcaatcagtcagtcggtcagtcagtcagtcagtcagtcaatcaatcaatcaatcaattaatcaatcaatcaatcaatcaatcaatcaatcaaaaataatATCACCACATTATTTTCtctgacaatatgaaatacttgaAGGGGAATGCCATGGCACTCCTCAAAAGAAAGGCATTTCCATAAACTATGTGTTCTGGTCagtcatgtcatgattttacatcacctacaattacttgagATTTCAGAAAAACATGAAGTTGATCTTTTGCCTTTATACACTATCTTGGCTTTTATCTGTGCCTTTTAAACAGATGGTAGAAGAATTATACACAATGCTAATATCTCTGCCTTTATAAAATGAACACTCTACTCCTCAACCCAAAGAACATCAATGTAGAATTCATCTGTTCCTAAGACAACCAGAAAACAGTTTGTACCTGGACAATTGAGTTCATCAGATCCATCCGCACAGTCAGGTTGTCTATTACAATGTTGTGAGTTTGGTATACATCCACCATCAGTACATCTGAAGTCCTCTAAACATGTGTGAATAGACAAATGTGTACAGCACATTGTAGGTTAATGTTAACTAGCTCAGTTTGATACAACTatacagaaatcaataagaaactgcatatgctacaCTTTCAGATAGCAACTGccatttctttctacatttagtgtgaatgaaataaaccgtgatactgcaactagacgcagacacacgagtgccaatgttttgatgtctgcatggtgacaCATTTAGTccatttcattcagacaaaaagttcaagaaactgtattcattaaaTTGTATTATCTTAAAGCATAGCTGATGTGCATCcgcagtttcttattgatttctgcatatggttgtatcaaacagaggcAATGAACAGAGACCTGAAATATGCTGTATTACTATGTTAGTGTCACAGTTAGTGATTGAGTCTTGTATTTCAAAGTATTCATCTCGTGAATGCAACACAATTAACCTATAATACTTACACCACCTTACAGTAAAACTCACATTTGTAGTCTGAACATAGCTATAGACTAGAGTGTAAAACATAAATGTCATTAAATATTGTCTACATCTCATCAAGACACTGGTTGTGACACTGCTTTTTACTCTAATCAGTTTGCTGGGTTCATTACCTGAATTAGTCTAAATACAATCAATTGAGAATAATAACATTACAACATACTTTCCAAGCAAGCAGGTTGTTGACATACATAATAAAATGCCTGTGAGCAATCACCAAGAAACCACTTGTTTTGGTATGTTGTGGACCA from Glandiceps talaboti chromosome 22, keGlaTala1.1, whole genome shotgun sequence includes the following:
- the LOC144452454 gene encoding bone morphogenetic protein 1-like — translated: MSYVITDNCDVKIEGTSGIIESPNYPENYPMYSHCVYQIHGPVGTRIWIQMEETDLEKKYDFVTVYKHGIIGDDKYKRRYTGIHNNYKDINMPNHCAAIVFTSDGTVSKKGFRLTWEARDHACKTSSKLTAEWTPQDLYSPGFQTNDNYPEESTCVWMIKTSTDQCDSQDDPENINGDESLVSTCRNTDVDVCDGWNDIVTLQFIAFETEDSSDFVTVFNSRGHTHKVLDVFSGSSLPRPLITTARFMRVELTSDSDNTFKGFHATYKKGCADIIMDQRCGTITSPGYDIAKYKNKVECSWKMVHPDGSAITVLFDAFKLRLTDHICVFDGMDKNDEVLLTEYNGGLKGNIAPPPLRSEDGNIYMVFYSDRKKRNEGFYARFSQAIIHARYEVIINAVCNYKLSSGMAVVWYDSFVSKSLMLLHFD